In Bradyrhizobium erythrophlei, a single genomic region encodes these proteins:
- a CDS encoding DEAD/DEAH box helicase, which yields MTSFQDFGLADPISRALREENYLTPTPIQAQTIPLVLAGRDVVGIAQTGTGKTAAFALPILHRILANRIKPQPKSCRVLVLSPTRELSGQILESFNAYGRHMRLTSTLAIGGVPMGRQVRSLMPGVEILVATPGRLLDLVQSNGLKLNQVEFLVLDEADRMLDMGFINDIRKIVAKLPVRRQTLFFSATMPKDIAELADTMLREPARVAVTPVASTVERINQRVLQVDHSAKATVLAELLRQEAVGRALVFTRTKHGADKVVKGLARAGITADAIHGNKSQNHRERVLAAFRTGAIRTLVATDIAARGIDVDGVSHVVNFDLPNVPETYVHRIGRTARAGADGTAISLVAGAEELGYLRDIEKLIRMALPKEDRRTPGQRDTAPPAAHRGGGRPAPRAHAGRANGAGEGPKGPRRKHRRGGNNDASKFNRNEVNRQQPNRPSQSGGTAEGLQGVSFLYRESRPKTQPNRNQRPR from the coding sequence TTGACCTCCTTTCAGGATTTCGGCCTCGCCGATCCCATTTCGCGCGCGCTCAGAGAAGAAAACTACCTGACGCCTACCCCCATCCAAGCTCAAACCATCCCCCTCGTATTGGCCGGCCGCGACGTCGTCGGCATCGCCCAGACCGGCACCGGCAAGACCGCGGCCTTCGCCCTGCCGATCCTCCACCGCATCCTGGCCAACCGCATCAAGCCGCAGCCCAAGAGCTGCCGTGTGCTGGTGCTCAGCCCCACCCGGGAACTGTCCGGGCAGATCCTCGAGAGCTTCAACGCCTATGGCCGGCACATGCGCCTGACCTCGACGCTGGCGATCGGCGGCGTTCCGATGGGACGCCAGGTCCGCAGCCTAATGCCGGGGGTCGAGATCCTCGTGGCCACGCCCGGTCGCCTGCTCGACCTCGTGCAAAGCAACGGGCTGAAGCTCAACCAGGTCGAGTTCCTCGTGCTGGACGAAGCCGACCGCATGCTGGACATGGGCTTCATCAACGACATCCGTAAAATCGTCGCCAAGCTGCCGGTCCGGCGGCAAACGCTGTTCTTCTCGGCGACGATGCCCAAGGATATCGCCGAACTGGCCGACACGATGCTGCGCGAGCCCGCCCGGGTTGCAGTAACGCCGGTCGCCTCGACAGTAGAACGCATCAACCAGCGGGTGCTCCAGGTCGATCACTCGGCCAAGGCAACCGTTCTGGCAGAGCTTCTCAGGCAGGAAGCGGTCGGACGCGCACTGGTCTTTACCCGGACCAAACATGGCGCCGACAAGGTCGTGAAGGGCCTCGCGCGCGCCGGCATCACCGCTGACGCCATCCACGGCAACAAATCGCAAAACCACCGCGAGCGGGTGCTCGCGGCGTTCCGCACCGGCGCCATCCGCACGCTGGTCGCCACCGACATCGCCGCCCGCGGCATCGATGTCGACGGCGTCAGCCACGTCGTGAATTTCGATCTTCCCAATGTTCCCGAAACCTACGTCCACCGCATCGGCCGCACCGCGCGTGCCGGCGCTGACGGCACTGCGATTTCGCTGGTCGCGGGCGCCGAGGAACTCGGCTATTTGCGCGACATCGAAAAGCTGATCCGCATGGCGTTGCCGAAGGAAGACCGGCGTACGCCCGGCCAGCGCGACACAGCGCCTCCGGCCGCGCATCGCGGCGGCGGCCGACCTGCGCCACGGGCGCATGCGGGGCGCGCAAATGGCGCTGGAGAAGGGCCGAAAGGCCCTCGCCGAAAGCACCGTCGTGGTGGTAATAATGACGCTTCAAAATTCAACCGGAACGAGGTCAATCGGCAGCAGCCGAACCGCCCCTCACAAAGCGGCGGTACCGCCGAAGGATTGCAGGGGGTCAGCTTTCTGTACCGGGAAAGCCGTCCGAAAACCCAACCCAACCGCAACCAACGGCCACGCTAG
- the infA gene encoding translation initiation factor IF-1 — protein sequence MAKEELIQFEGLVTEILPDARYRVQLDAGHEIVAYTAGKMKKNRIKTLAGDRVTIEMSPYDLEKGRLIFRHKDERPGGGGAGAPQRGAAQRGQFRRR from the coding sequence ATGGCGAAAGAAGAGCTGATCCAGTTCGAAGGGCTGGTCACCGAAATCCTCCCCGATGCCCGCTATCGCGTCCAGCTGGACGCGGGGCACGAGATCGTTGCCTATACGGCGGGCAAGATGAAGAAAAACCGCATCAAGACGCTCGCGGGCGACCGGGTGACGATCGAGATGTCGCCTTACGATCTCGAAAAGGGCCGGTTGATCTTCCGGCACAAGGACGAGCGACCGGGTGGAGGCGGCGCAGGCGCCCCCCAGCGCGGCGCAGCGCAGCGCGGCCAATTTCGCCGCAGATAA
- a CDS encoding cold-shock protein: protein MSMGTVKWFNATKGYGFIQPDDGGNDVFVHISAVERAGLGTLREGQKVSYEIVADRRSGKSSADNLRAAG from the coding sequence GTGAGCATGGGAACTGTAAAGTGGTTTAACGCGACCAAGGGTTACGGCTTCATCCAACCGGACGATGGCGGCAACGACGTTTTCGTTCACATCAGCGCCGTCGAACGCGCCGGCCTTGGAACTCTGCGTGAAGGCCAGAAGGTCAGCTACGAAATCGTCGCCGACCGCCGTTCCGGCAAGTCTTCCGCCGACAATCTGCGCGCAGCCGGCTGA
- a CDS encoding pilus assembly protein N-terminal domain-containing protein, with translation MSPQSLRFSTRRRFAFHALAAGMLIWPLAAIAEPSANTVSVNVDQARLVKLPARVATIVVGNPLIADVALQSGGVLVVTGKGYGATNFIAMDRSGEVLVDRLIQVEGPTDQLITVYRGVERESYSCMPVCQRRVTLGDGDNYFKSAMDQAGNLSSQATGASAPKQ, from the coding sequence ATGTCGCCTCAGTCCTTGCGTTTTTCCACCCGTCGGCGCTTCGCGTTCCACGCGCTTGCAGCCGGCATGCTGATATGGCCGCTGGCGGCCATCGCGGAGCCTTCCGCCAACACCGTCTCGGTGAATGTCGATCAGGCGAGGCTTGTGAAGCTTCCGGCCCGCGTCGCCACCATCGTCGTCGGAAATCCACTGATCGCGGACGTCGCGCTTCAGTCCGGCGGGGTCCTGGTCGTGACCGGGAAAGGTTACGGCGCCACCAATTTCATTGCGATGGATCGTTCGGGCGAGGTTCTTGTCGACCGGCTGATCCAGGTCGAAGGTCCGACCGATCAGCTCATCACGGTCTATCGCGGCGTCGAGCGCGAATCCTATAGCTGCATGCCGGTGTGCCAGCGTCGCGTTACGCTTGGCGACGGCGACAACTACTTCAAATCGGCGATGGACCAGGCCGGCAATCTGAGCAGCCAAGCCACTGGCGCCTCGGCGCCCAAGCAGTAA
- a CDS encoding sterol desaturase family protein: MSNLPVEIVEMLGETITKVVPITIALALVFSVLTHFWACNDGKPWWSKREIITDVCYWFFVPVFARVLRIGLLVLGASVVFDIHNADDLIAFYDNGHGPLSRLPLWCQALLFLVLSDLMLYWLHRLFHGGGFWKYHAIHHSSEELDWISAARFHPVNLFLGTIGVDVILLMAGISPNIMLWVGPFNTFHSAFVHANLNWTLGPFKYVLATPVFHRWHHTAADDGGNTNFAGTFPIWDILFGTFRMPEDRLPQVYGTDDPHIPNEIVGQLAYPFRQ, encoded by the coding sequence ATGTCCAATCTACCCGTGGAAATCGTCGAAATGCTTGGCGAGACGATTACCAAGGTAGTGCCGATTACGATCGCACTAGCGCTGGTGTTCTCGGTGCTGACTCACTTCTGGGCCTGCAATGACGGAAAGCCCTGGTGGAGCAAGCGGGAAATCATCACCGATGTCTGCTACTGGTTTTTCGTTCCCGTATTTGCACGGGTGCTGCGGATCGGCCTGCTCGTGCTCGGCGCCTCGGTGGTCTTCGACATCCACAACGCCGACGATCTGATCGCATTCTACGATAACGGGCATGGTCCGCTGTCGCGGTTGCCGCTCTGGTGCCAGGCGCTGCTGTTTCTGGTGCTGTCCGACTTGATGCTGTACTGGCTGCACCGGCTGTTTCACGGCGGCGGCTTCTGGAAGTACCACGCGATCCATCATTCATCGGAAGAACTGGATTGGATTTCGGCCGCGCGTTTTCATCCGGTCAACCTGTTCCTGGGAACGATCGGGGTCGATGTCATCCTGCTGATGGCGGGGATCTCGCCGAACATCATGCTGTGGGTCGGTCCGTTCAACACGTTCCATTCCGCTTTCGTGCACGCCAACCTGAACTGGACGCTGGGGCCGTTCAAATATGTGCTGGCGACGCCGGTGTTTCACCGCTGGCATCACACTGCGGCCGATGACGGCGGCAATACCAATTTCGCAGGCACCTTTCCGATCTGGGACATCCTATTCGGGACCTTCCGGATGCCCGAGGACCGGCTGCCGCAAGTCTACGGCACCGACGATCCGCACATTCCTAATGAAATTGTTGGGCAACTTGCTTACCCTTTTCGCCAGTAG
- a CDS encoding Flp family type IVb pilin, producing MKNLIARFVKDESGATAIEYGLIAAGIALAIIAVVNGLGSNLQGKFTSINNSLK from the coding sequence ATGAAGAATCTGATTGCGCGTTTTGTGAAGGACGAGTCCGGCGCCACCGCCATCGAATACGGCCTGATCGCCGCCGGCATCGCGCTTGCGATTATCGCCGTCGTCAACGGCCTCGGCAGCAACTTGCAGGGCAAGTTCACCTCGATCAACAACTCGCTCAAGTAA
- a CDS encoding A24 family peptidase: MILDVARLLLFPALMAFAAASDLFTMTISNRVSLALAAGFVVLALASGMGTPEILMHLAAGATVLAVAFGCFAFGWIGGGDAKVAAGAALWFGFSHLLNYLLYASVFGGVLTLLLLQFRQWPLPYALAGQSWLLKLHAKDSGIPYGIALAIGALVVYPETEWIKAVDVARLMIG, from the coding sequence ATGATCCTTGATGTTGCTCGCCTCCTGCTCTTCCCGGCCCTGATGGCGTTCGCTGCGGCAAGCGACCTCTTCACGATGACGATTTCGAACCGGGTATCGCTGGCGCTTGCGGCAGGTTTTGTCGTGCTCGCGCTTGCAAGCGGCATGGGAACGCCGGAGATCCTGATGCATCTGGCCGCGGGCGCGACCGTACTGGCCGTGGCGTTTGGCTGTTTTGCCTTTGGATGGATCGGCGGCGGCGACGCCAAGGTCGCGGCGGGAGCCGCACTCTGGTTCGGCTTTTCCCACCTGTTGAACTATCTGCTCTACGCCTCGGTGTTTGGCGGCGTGTTGACGCTTTTGTTGCTGCAGTTCCGCCAGTGGCCGCTCCCCTATGCGCTGGCAGGTCAATCCTGGCTGCTCAAACTTCACGCCAAGGACAGCGGGATTCCTTACGGCATCGCGCTCGCCATCGGCGCGCTTGTCGTCTATCCGGAGACCGAATGGATCAAGGCCGTCGACGTGGCGCGGCTCAT